The Aequorivita sublithincola DSM 14238 genome window below encodes:
- a CDS encoding M28 family metallopeptidase gives MKIILFLIFSPLFVCCNATQNQVGSKKTNVDYANTITANALKKHLYIYAGDEMEGRMTGTKGQYMASNYIRDFYVKEGIEEAPGTDNYFQNISASFFAGRRDAQPSENVVAFIKGSEKPEEIIVISAHLDHVGTDKEGNVFNGADDDGSGTVSILEIAQAFQQAVKDGNGPKRSILFLHVTGEEIGLYGSRYYTENPLFPLANTVCDLNIDMIGRVDPDKKDNPNYLYLIGSNMLSQELQDVSTEVNNKYTKLELDYKYDDPNDPNRFYYRSDHYNFAKNDVPIIFYFNGVHEDYHKMTDTPDKIEYDLMAKRAQLIFYTAWEIANRDQRIAVDKKQKKQV, from the coding sequence ATGAAAATTATCCTTTTTTTAATTTTTTCACCTCTTTTTGTTTGTTGCAATGCTACACAAAATCAAGTCGGTTCGAAAAAAACAAACGTTGATTACGCAAATACAATAACTGCCAACGCTCTTAAAAAGCATTTATACATTTACGCAGGTGATGAAATGGAAGGCCGCATGACTGGTACTAAAGGTCAGTATATGGCTTCCAATTACATACGTGATTTTTATGTGAAAGAAGGCATTGAAGAAGCACCAGGAACGGACAATTATTTTCAAAATATTTCTGCTAGCTTTTTCGCTGGAAGACGGGATGCACAACCGTCTGAAAATGTGGTGGCTTTTATAAAAGGCTCTGAAAAACCTGAAGAAATTATTGTCATTTCAGCACATTTAGATCACGTTGGTACCGATAAAGAAGGAAATGTTTTCAATGGAGCAGATGATGATGGTAGCGGCACAGTTTCAATTTTGGAAATAGCGCAAGCCTTCCAGCAAGCGGTAAAAGATGGAAATGGACCAAAACGTTCTATTCTTTTTCTACACGTTACTGGGGAAGAAATTGGGCTATACGGTTCTAGATATTATACCGAAAACCCGTTATTTCCTTTGGCAAATACCGTTTGCGATCTTAATATAGATATGATTGGAAGAGTTGATCCCGACAAAAAGGACAATCCAAACTATCTTTATTTAATTGGAAGTAATATGTTAAGTCAGGAATTACAAGATGTTTCAACTGAAGTAAACAATAAATACACAAAGTTGGAACTGGATTATAAATATGACGATCCCAATGATCCAAACCGTTTTTACTACCGAAGTGATCATTATAATTTTGCAAAAAACGATGTTCCTATTATTTTCTACTTCAACGGTGTTCACGAAGATTACCACAAAATGACGGACACACCAGATAAAATTGAATACGATTTAATGGCAAAACGCGCTCAGCTTATATTTTACACCGCTTGGGAAATAGCCAACCGTGACCAAAGAATTGCGGTAGATAAAAAACAAAAGAAACAGGTTTGA
- the bshB1 gene encoding bacillithiol biosynthesis deacetylase BshB1 produces MKIDILAIGAHPDDVELGCSATLAKEISNGKKVGLLDLTRGELGTRGTAEIRDQEAANAAEILGVKFRHNLEFSDGFIVNNAASKLEIIKIIRKYQPDMVLCNAIDDRHIDHGMASKLVSDACFLSGLQKIETILEGNHQKAWRPKYVYHYIQWKNIEPDFVVDVTGFMDQKLEAVFAYKSQFHKREADEPETPISSTNFRDSITYRAQDLGRLIGTEYAEGFTVERFPAVDSIFDLI; encoded by the coding sequence ATGAAAATTGATATACTCGCCATTGGCGCTCACCCAGACGATGTGGAATTGGGCTGTTCAGCAACTTTGGCAAAAGAAATAAGTAACGGAAAAAAAGTAGGGCTTTTAGACCTAACTCGTGGCGAACTTGGAACCCGAGGCACGGCTGAAATTCGCGATCAAGAAGCTGCAAACGCCGCAGAAATTTTAGGCGTAAAGTTTCGACATAATTTGGAGTTTTCGGATGGATTTATAGTAAACAACGCCGCCTCTAAACTTGAAATAATCAAAATCATCAGAAAATACCAGCCAGATATGGTGCTTTGCAATGCAATTGACGATCGCCATATTGATCACGGAATGGCGAGTAAGCTAGTTAGTGACGCCTGCTTTTTAAGCGGTTTACAAAAAATTGAAACCATTCTTGAAGGCAATCATCAAAAGGCTTGGCGCCCTAAATATGTTTATCATTACATTCAATGGAAAAACATTGAACCAGATTTTGTTGTAGACGTAACTGGATTTATGGACCAAAAGTTGGAAGCAGTTTTTGCTTATAAAAGCCAATTCCATAAAAGAGAAGCAGATGAACCGGAAACGCCGATTTCTTCAACTAATTTTAGAGATAGCATAACATACAGAGCTCAGGATTTGGGAAGACTTATAGGCACCGAATATGCCGAAGGTTTTACAGTAGAACGCTTTCCAGCAGTAGATTCGATTTTCGATTTAATTTAA
- a CDS encoding trans-sulfuration enzyme family protein produces MKSQNLGPNTICTHVGEVEDKQFKGAISPLFMSSSYAYEDVDVKRYPRYFNTPNQEALCKKIAMLEKSEAALIFGSGMAAVSTTMLAFLHKGDHVVLPQTLYGGTYNFVVEEFHKFGIEYSFAEGFSEADFSEKIQKNTKVIFVETPSNPLMRITDLEMISKIAKQHGIVTMIDNTFASPINQTPADFGIDIMIHSATKYMGGHSDICAGAVAASEEQIKIIWNLAKNLGGSLSDYTVWLLERSMKTMVLRVKAQNKNAKKMAKWLEKHPLVEKVYYPGLKSHPEHELAKKQMNGYTGMLSFEINESLNVGDFLKGLKMIKPSMSLAGVESTILSPAKTSHGLLTSEARKEQGISDGLLRFSVGIEEVEDIIADLEEAFQSVSKMEKI; encoded by the coding sequence ATGAAATCACAAAATTTAGGTCCCAACACCATTTGCACTCATGTTGGTGAAGTTGAAGACAAGCAGTTTAAAGGCGCTATTTCACCATTATTTATGTCTAGCAGTTATGCTTATGAAGATGTGGACGTAAAGCGTTATCCGCGTTACTTCAACACGCCAAACCAGGAAGCGCTTTGCAAAAAAATAGCGATGCTAGAAAAAAGTGAAGCCGCCCTTATCTTCGGAAGCGGAATGGCAGCTGTGAGCACTACAATGTTGGCGTTTTTGCACAAAGGCGATCACGTGGTTCTTCCGCAGACTTTATATGGTGGAACGTATAATTTTGTAGTTGAAGAATTTCATAAATTCGGAATTGAATATTCCTTTGCTGAAGGTTTTTCGGAAGCAGATTTTTCTGAAAAAATTCAAAAGAATACCAAAGTTATTTTTGTTGAAACGCCTTCCAATCCATTAATGCGAATTACAGATTTGGAAATGATTTCAAAAATAGCAAAACAACACGGCATCGTAACGATGATAGACAATACGTTTGCTTCACCTATAAATCAAACCCCAGCAGATTTCGGAATTGATATTATGATTCACAGCGCTACCAAATATATGGGTGGTCATAGTGATATTTGTGCGGGAGCAGTAGCTGCAAGTGAAGAACAAATAAAAATAATCTGGAATCTTGCCAAAAACCTAGGTGGAAGCCTTAGTGATTATACAGTTTGGCTTTTGGAACGAAGTATGAAAACTATGGTACTTCGCGTAAAAGCACAAAACAAAAACGCTAAAAAAATGGCGAAATGGTTAGAAAAACATCCTTTGGTTGAGAAAGTTTATTATCCTGGATTAAAGAGTCACCCAGAACACGAACTTGCAAAAAAGCAAATGAATGGTTACACTGGAATGCTTTCTTTCGAAATAAATGAATCTTTGAATGTTGGAGATTTCTTGAAAGGTTTAAAAATGATAAAACCATCAATGAGTTTGGCGGGAGTGGAATCTACTATTCTTTCGCCAGCAAAAACCTCTCACGGTTTATTAACTTCGGAAGCACGAAAAGAACAAGGAATAAGTGATGGCTTATTGCGATTTTCAGTTGGAATTGAAGAAGTAGAAGATATTATAGCCGATTTGGAAGAAGCTTTTCAATCGGTTTCAAAAATGGAAAAAATTTAA
- a CDS encoding DUF748 domain-containing protein has product MSENKTRRGFKKKRYTIPIIILILLIAFRLYLPILVKNNINKVLADIPGYYGQVDDVGISLYRGAYVINGMYLNKGTAESQIPFLNFPKSDISIEWKSLFKGKIVSEIIMTSPEIVYIFEDQKEESGDANVDDWTKALTDIVPIDINHFEVHDGKIAFVQLSADPNIDLQIDKLELTADNLRNVVEKGRILPSPIRASGVSIGNGKVSLEGNMNLVKEIPDMDLSFSLENADVTALNDFTKYYAGLDFDKGTFGIYSEIAIADGHLIGYVKPLFTDTKLIGEGDSFLDVLWEGFVGIFKFVLKNQGTDTLATKVPFEGDLNNVEAGVWPTVKNIFENAWIEAFKGEVDDDINYKDAFDKGEITREQKREIRKKEREERKTQRKKEREVKKG; this is encoded by the coding sequence ATGTCAGAAAATAAAACTAGGAGAGGCTTCAAAAAGAAGCGATATACTATTCCAATCATAATTTTAATTCTACTTATTGCATTTAGATTATATCTTCCTATTCTCGTGAAAAACAATATTAATAAGGTCTTGGCAGATATTCCTGGCTATTATGGACAAGTTGATGATGTAGGTATTTCTTTATATCGTGGCGCTTATGTAATTAATGGAATGTACCTAAACAAAGGAACTGCGGAAAGCCAAATTCCGTTTTTAAACTTTCCTAAAAGCGATATTTCCATTGAATGGAAATCACTTTTCAAAGGAAAAATTGTGAGCGAAATAATTATGACCAGTCCCGAAATTGTTTACATTTTTGAAGACCAGAAAGAGGAAAGCGGTGATGCGAATGTGGACGATTGGACAAAAGCACTCACAGACATCGTACCTATAGACATTAACCATTTTGAAGTGCACGACGGCAAAATTGCATTCGTTCAACTTTCTGCAGACCCAAATATAGATTTGCAAATAGACAAACTCGAGCTAACTGCGGACAACCTGCGAAACGTGGTGGAAAAAGGACGCATTCTCCCCTCGCCCATTCGCGCGAGTGGTGTTTCCATTGGAAACGGAAAAGTTTCTTTGGAAGGAAATATGAATCTTGTGAAGGAAATTCCAGATATGGATTTGTCTTTTTCACTTGAAAATGCTGATGTTACGGCTTTAAACGATTTCACAAAATACTATGCCGGTTTAGATTTTGACAAGGGTACATTTGGAATTTACAGCGAAATCGCCATCGCTGATGGTCATCTTATTGGCTACGTAAAACCACTTTTCACCGACACTAAATTAATAGGTGAAGGCGATAGTTTTCTTGATGTTTTATGGGAAGGATTTGTAGGAATCTTCAAATTTGTTTTGAAAAACCAAGGCACAGACACTTTAGCGACCAAAGTTCCTTTTGAAGGAGATCTGAATAATGTGGAAGCCGGCGTTTGGCCTACCGTTAAAAATATTTTTGAAAATGCTTGGATCGAAGCTTTTAAAGGCGAAGTTGATGACGATATCAATTATAAAGATGCCTTTGATAAAGGTGAAATTACTCGCGAACAAAAACGTGAAATCCGTAAAAAAGAACGTGAAGAACGTAAGACACAGCGCAAAAAGGAACGCGAAGTTAAGAAAGGCTGA
- a CDS encoding GNAT family N-acetyltransferase — MKVITATIYNLEQLVPLFDGFRVFYKQASNPDAVRNFLNDRFLKQDSVIFLCLDSSEKALGFTQLYPSFSSVSMQRVYILNDLFVTSEARKQGVGEALMERAKQFGIKEGCRGITLETDADNPAQTLYKKLGWKKDDHVNHYTWEV, encoded by the coding sequence ATGAAAGTAATTACAGCTACAATTTATAACCTTGAACAGCTCGTTCCATTATTTGACGGCTTTCGCGTTTTTTACAAACAAGCTTCAAACCCCGACGCAGTCAGAAATTTTTTGAACGATAGGTTCTTAAAACAAGATTCAGTAATATTTCTATGCTTAGATTCTTCTGAAAAAGCTCTGGGTTTTACGCAGCTTTATCCTAGTTTTTCTTCAGTTTCAATGCAACGCGTTTATATTTTAAACGATCTATTTGTAACTTCAGAAGCTAGAAAACAAGGTGTCGGCGAAGCACTGATGGAGCGTGCAAAACAATTCGGAATAAAAGAAGGTTGTAGAGGGATTACCCTTGAAACTGACGCTGACAATCCCGCACAAACGCTTTATAAAAAGTTGGGTTGGAAAAAAGATGATCACGTAAATCATTATACTTGGGAAGTATAA
- the trmD gene encoding tRNA (guanosine(37)-N1)-methyltransferase TrmD, whose translation MRIDIITVVPELLQSPFEVSILKRAIEKGIVEVHTHNLRDWSTNNYKQIDDYQFGGGAGMVMMIEPIDKCISELKAERDYDEIIYMTPDGKTFNQHAANELSLKENIIILCGHYKGVDQRVRDHFITREISVGDFVLSGGELAAALVCDAVIRLIPGVLGNETSALTDSFQDDLLAPPVYTRPAEYKGWAVPEILTSGNTPKIEEWREDQAYKRTQERRPDLLE comes from the coding sequence ATGCGAATAGACATAATAACCGTAGTTCCGGAATTGCTCCAGAGTCCGTTTGAAGTTTCAATATTAAAACGCGCTATTGAAAAAGGCATTGTAGAAGTACATACCCACAACCTTCGCGATTGGTCCACAAACAACTACAAACAGATAGACGATTACCAGTTTGGCGGCGGCGCAGGAATGGTGATGATGATTGAACCTATTGATAAATGCATTTCAGAATTAAAAGCTGAACGTGATTACGACGAAATAATCTATATGACGCCGGATGGAAAGACTTTCAATCAACACGCAGCCAATGAACTTTCATTGAAAGAAAACATCATAATTCTCTGCGGACATTATAAAGGAGTGGACCAGCGTGTACGCGACCATTTTATAACCCGCGAAATATCTGTGGGCGATTTCGTTTTGAGTGGTGGCGAACTTGCGGCGGCTTTGGTTTGCGATGCAGTTATTCGTTTAATACCTGGGGTTTTGGGCAATGAAACCAGTGCGTTGACAGATTCTTTTCAAGACGATTTATTAGCGCCACCCGTTTATACACGTCCTGCAGAATATAAAGGTTGGGCAGTTCCTGAAATACTTACCAGCGGCAATACTCCAAAAATCGAAGAATGGCGTGAAGATCAAGCTTACAAACGGACTCAGGAACGCAGACCTGATTTGTTGGAGTAG
- a CDS encoding DUF885 domain-containing protein, with translation MKTNQIITILLTIALFAACKNESKEKENTKTENTVSADFNKMLDNYYQEGLKLNPLNATFSGDTRYNDSFPNFLSDEYTSQLKTFYTNYKEEASKFDDSTLSETEKMSKDILLWECNINLETLTFKNSTYFPIDQMWTVNLMMGQLASGSSAQPFKTVEDYNNWLKRLDGYVVWLNSAETRMKEGMAAGYVLPKSLIVKVIPQLKAMTEPNLNKNLFNSPVKNFPDNFSDEDKNQLTEAYSKMVSEKIIPAYQNLHDFMAGDYLNAGRTTTGIADTPSGEAYYKHQIKQYTTTEMTADEIHRLGLSEVARISSEMEKVKEQIGFKGDLKAFFNFVRTNEKLMPYKEPQQIIDHFYAIYDTMKPKLEVLFDHKPKTTFEVKQTEKFRESSASAEYNPGSLDGTRPGVFYVPIPNASEYNIYSDESLFLHEAIPGHHYQISLTQENDELPMFRKTLFYSGYGEGWALYSESLGKELGLYTDPYQYFGMLDAEMHRAVRLVVDTGMHSKGWTREQAIRYCLENEAEPEAGIVSEIERYMANPGQALAYKIGQLKILELRHKAEKELGDKFKIGEFHNQVLETGCIPLQLLENKINLWIANTK, from the coding sequence ATGAAAACCAATCAAATAATAACAATACTACTAACAATAGCTCTTTTCGCCGCCTGCAAAAACGAATCAAAGGAAAAAGAAAACACTAAAACCGAAAATACCGTGAGTGCAGATTTCAACAAAATGCTCGACAATTACTACCAAGAAGGTTTAAAGTTAAACCCGCTAAACGCAACATTTTCAGGAGATACGCGCTACAACGACAGTTTTCCGAATTTTCTTTCGGACGAATATACTTCGCAATTGAAAACCTTTTATACAAACTATAAAGAAGAAGCTTCAAAGTTTGATGATTCCACTTTAAGCGAAACTGAAAAGATGAGCAAAGACATTCTTCTATGGGAATGCAACATCAATCTGGAAACGCTTACTTTCAAGAACAGCACTTATTTTCCTATCGACCAGATGTGGACTGTGAATTTAATGATGGGGCAATTGGCAAGTGGAAGCAGCGCCCAACCTTTTAAAACAGTAGAAGATTACAACAATTGGTTGAAACGTTTGGATGGTTATGTAGTTTGGTTAAATTCAGCAGAAACACGAATGAAAGAAGGAATGGCAGCAGGTTATGTGCTTCCAAAATCATTGATTGTAAAAGTAATTCCACAATTAAAAGCAATGACGGAACCAAATCTGAATAAAAATCTATTCAATTCGCCAGTAAAAAATTTCCCTGATAATTTTTCCGATGAAGACAAAAATCAACTAACGGAAGCCTATTCAAAAATGGTTTCAGAAAAAATAATTCCAGCATACCAAAATCTTCACGATTTTATGGCTGGCGATTATTTAAATGCGGGAAGAACAACTACGGGAATTGCAGATACACCAAGCGGAGAAGCATATTACAAACACCAAATAAAACAGTACACTACAACGGAAATGACCGCCGATGAAATTCACCGATTGGGTTTAAGCGAAGTGGCGCGAATTTCTTCAGAAATGGAAAAGGTGAAAGAACAGATTGGTTTTAAAGGTGATTTGAAAGCATTCTTCAATTTTGTGCGAACCAATGAAAAGTTGATGCCATACAAGGAACCACAACAAATCATCGATCATTTCTATGCTATTTACGATACAATGAAACCTAAACTGGAAGTACTTTTCGATCACAAACCCAAAACTACTTTCGAAGTAAAACAAACTGAAAAATTTCGTGAAAGTTCTGCTAGTGCCGAGTATAATCCTGGCAGTTTAGATGGCACGCGTCCTGGAGTTTTTTATGTTCCAATCCCAAATGCTTCAGAATATAATATTTACAGCGATGAATCTTTATTTTTACACGAAGCCATCCCAGGCCATCATTACCAAATTTCATTAACACAAGAAAATGACGAATTGCCAATGTTTCGCAAAACGCTTTTCTACAGTGGTTACGGCGAAGGTTGGGCACTTTATAGTGAATCCCTTGGAAAAGAACTCGGTCTTTATACAGATCCCTATCAATATTTCGGAATGTTGGACGCAGAAATGCACCGAGCAGTTAGATTGGTTGTAGACACAGGAATGCACTCTAAAGGCTGGACGCGCGAGCAAGCTATTCGATATTGTCTAGAAAACGAAGCCGAACCAGAAGCCGGAATAGTTTCAGAAATAGAACGCTATATGGCAAATCCTGGACAAGCATTAGCTTATAAAATTGGCCAATTAAAGATTTTAGAACTCCGCCACAAAGCAGAAAAAGAACTTGGAGACAAATTTAAAATAGGCGAATTCCACAATCAGGTTTTGGAAACAGGCTGTATTCCATTGCAATTGCTTGAAAATAAAATTAACTTGTGGATTGCTAATACGAAGTAA
- a CDS encoding autorepressor SdpR family transcription factor, with protein sequence MKDIFKALNDDTRREILELLKKEDLTAGEIADNFRISKPSISHHLDILQRADLISGEKKGQFIHYSINTTILDDVFTWLLTLKK encoded by the coding sequence TTGAAAGATATTTTCAAAGCATTAAATGATGACACCCGAAGGGAAATACTGGAACTGCTGAAAAAAGAAGATTTAACCGCTGGGGAAATAGCGGACAATTTCAGAATTTCAAAACCCAGTATATCTCATCATTTGGATATTTTGCAACGGGCAGATTTAATTTCGGGTGAAAAAAAAGGACAGTTTATTCACTATTCAATAAACACCACAATTCTTGACGATGTTTTTACTTGGCTACTAACCCTCAAAAAATAA
- a CDS encoding SdpI family protein: MQFNLKKELQLLLLSVLPASFLAYVWNGLPAKVPLQWGMDGAVNRYGSKMELLLIGILPIVLYALFLFIPKIDPKKRLDSMGNKYYTIRLITALFITVLFTFIIYSIKEQSLGNPNYIFMIIGAFFVLLGNYFKTIKPNYFVGIRTPWTLENESIWKTTHRFAGKLWVAGGLIIIISCFIFNEQTASTLFLIITGIITLIPIAHSYIQFKNPPKESIS, from the coding sequence ATGCAATTCAATTTAAAAAAAGAGCTTCAATTGCTCCTACTTTCGGTTTTGCCAGCTTCATTTCTGGCGTATGTTTGGAACGGCTTACCAGCCAAAGTGCCTTTACAATGGGGCATGGACGGTGCAGTAAACCGTTATGGCTCCAAGATGGAATTGTTACTTATCGGTATTCTACCCATTGTACTTTATGCACTATTTCTCTTTATACCGAAAATTGACCCCAAGAAACGATTAGATTCAATGGGTAATAAATACTATACTATAAGATTGATAACAGCTTTGTTTATAACAGTGTTATTCACTTTTATTATTTACTCTATAAAGGAACAATCCCTTGGCAACCCAAACTATATATTTATGATTATTGGCGCGTTTTTCGTGTTACTCGGTAATTATTTTAAAACGATTAAGCCAAATTACTTTGTAGGAATAAGAACACCTTGGACTTTAGAAAATGAAAGTATCTGGAAAACAACACACAGATTTGCAGGAAAATTATGGGTAGCTGGCGGCCTCATTATAATAATTTCCTGTTTCATATTTAATGAACAAACTGCATCAACTTTATTTCTAATAATTACAGGAATAATAACGTTAATTCCTATTGCACATTCGTACATCCAATTTAAAAACCCTCCAAAGGAGTCTATTTCCTGA